A single genomic interval of Selenobaculum gibii harbors:
- the nagB gene encoding glucosamine-6-phosphate deaminase, with amino-acid sequence MRVIVTNSYEKMSATAARMVAGQLYLKPDSVLGLATGSTPLLMYQNLIRVHKEIGLDFSEVITFNLDEYLGLKREDCNSYHYFMHENFFKYINIKPKNIYIPNGSAEDIEKECKRYDALIEEKGGIDLQVLGIGQNAHIGFNEPDIKFEATTHKVKLDEETVNANARFFKTIDEVPRYAISMGIKTIMHAKKVILLANGENKAEAIQKSIYGGVRPDAPASILQLHQDVTVIVDKAAASLLGRV; translated from the coding sequence ATGCGTGTAATTGTAACAAATTCATACGAGAAAATGAGTGCAACAGCGGCAAGAATGGTAGCAGGACAACTTTATTTAAAACCTGATAGTGTGCTTGGCTTGGCAACAGGAAGTACCCCTTTATTGATGTATCAAAATTTGATACGTGTACATAAAGAAATAGGGTTGGATTTTTCGGAGGTCATTACTTTTAATCTTGATGAATATCTGGGATTAAAGAGGGAAGATTGTAATAGTTATCATTATTTTATGCACGAAAACTTTTTCAAATATATTAATATAAAGCCTAAAAATATTTATATCCCAAATGGGAGTGCAGAAGATATTGAGAAAGAGTGCAAGCGATATGATGCATTAATAGAGGAAAAGGGCGGTATTGACTTGCAAGTTTTAGGTATTGGACAAAATGCGCATATTGGGTTTAATGAACCTGATATAAAATTTGAGGCTACAACACATAAAGTGAAACTCGATGAAGAGACTGTAAATGCAAATGCGAGATTTTTTAAAACGATTGATGAAGTACCAAGATATGCAATTAGCATGGGGATCAAAACAATTATGCATGCGAAAAAAGTAATTTTATTAGCAAATGGGGAAAATAAGGCAGAAGCTATACAAAAATCAATTTATGGTGGTGTACGTCCTGATGCACCAGCATCTATTTTGCAGTTACATCAAGATGTTACGGTTATTGTTGATAAAGCGGCAGCAAGCTTGCTGGGGAGAGTTTAA
- the pheA gene encoding prephenate dehydratase, with protein MKECKLGFLGPQGTHSEEVALFLQKESPQITWKLKPFQSIYDAICAVDNHEVDKVIVPVENSIEGAINITLDTLAHDVDLQIEREIAWMVHNQLMAKDPNEKITTIISHAQPLAQCRTYIKEHYQDVEIRQVSSTARAAEIVASGVKGYAAICPKRAGDIYHLTTIATEIQDNNTNCTRFILLKKRQNNLISGGAKTSIICQINGAKSGSLCEVLLAFAKYEVNLTRIESRPARTGLGEYIFFLDMEGSGQDKNVQGALAEVQKKSLWMKNLGSFKGIKIDQKINN; from the coding sequence TTGAAAGAGTGCAAATTAGGTTTTCTTGGGCCGCAAGGGACGCACAGCGAAGAAGTTGCTTTGTTTTTGCAGAAAGAGTCTCCACAAATTACATGGAAACTCAAACCGTTTCAAAGCATTTACGATGCGATTTGCGCTGTAGATAATCATGAAGTTGACAAAGTGATTGTTCCCGTAGAAAATTCTATTGAAGGGGCAATCAATATTACTCTTGATACATTAGCGCATGATGTTGATTTACAAATAGAACGAGAAATTGCCTGGATGGTGCATAATCAATTGATGGCAAAAGATCCAAATGAAAAAATCACGACGATAATTTCACATGCTCAACCATTAGCTCAATGCAGAACTTATATAAAAGAGCATTATCAAGATGTTGAAATTAGACAAGTATCGAGTACTGCACGGGCTGCAGAAATCGTAGCCAGTGGAGTGAAAGGATATGCTGCGATTTGTCCGAAAAGGGCTGGTGATATTTATCACTTAACGACAATAGCAACAGAAATTCAGGATAATAATACAAATTGTACTCGCTTTATTTTATTGAAAAAACGACAGAACAATCTGATTAGTGGAGGCGCAAAGACATCAATTATCTGTCAAATAAATGGAGCTAAATCAGGAAGCCTTTGTGAAGTTTTGTTGGCTTTCGCAAAATATGAAGTCAATTTAACAAGGATTGAATCGCGTCCAGCGCGAACTGGGTTAGGAGAATATATTTTCTTTTTGGATATGGAAGGTTCTGGTCAAGATAAAAATGTCCAAGGTGCATTGGCTGAGGTGCAAAAAAAGAGTTTATGGATGAAGAATTTAGGTTCTTTTAAAGGCATAAAAATAGATCAAAAAATTAATAATTAA
- the aroF gene encoding 3-deoxy-7-phosphoheptulonate synthase, translating into MVIIMNSDAKSEEIKAVVERVHSVGLKTHIVEGEKKTIIGVIGDKSIMARLTIDAMSGVDKSVEVSSSYKLVSREFHPMDSIVDVAGVKIGGGNLIVMAGPCAVESREQLFEAADIVKAGGAQFLRGGAYKPRTSPYAFQGLETEGLKYLAEARERTGLKIVTEVTEVQAIETVAKYADMLQIGARNMQNFGLLREVGRSNKPVLLKRGLAATINEWLHAAEYILSEGNQNVVLCERGIRTYEEYTRNTLDLSAVGIINHLSHLPIIVDPSHGTGKWRQVKPMAMAAVAAGADGLMIEVHPNPEKALSDGTQSLCPENYYKTMNSVFKLAEFIKTENL; encoded by the coding sequence ATGGTAATTATTATGAATAGTGATGCAAAAAGTGAAGAAATCAAGGCGGTAGTTGAACGGGTTCACTCCGTTGGCTTAAAAACGCATATTGTAGAAGGAGAGAAAAAGACGATTATTGGTGTAATCGGCGATAAAAGCATTATGGCGAGATTGACAATAGATGCAATGAGTGGTGTTGATAAAAGCGTGGAAGTATCGTCAAGTTATAAATTGGTAAGTAGAGAGTTTCATCCAATGGACAGTATTGTAGATGTAGCTGGTGTGAAAATCGGTGGAGGAAATTTAATCGTTATGGCGGGGCCATGTGCGGTGGAAAGCAGGGAACAATTATTTGAAGCTGCCGATATCGTAAAAGCAGGCGGTGCGCAATTTTTAAGAGGCGGGGCCTATAAGCCACGCACATCTCCTTATGCATTCCAAGGGCTAGAAACAGAAGGTTTAAAATATTTAGCGGAAGCTAGAGAACGCACTGGATTGAAGATTGTTACAGAAGTAACTGAGGTGCAAGCGATAGAGACTGTTGCAAAATATGCGGATATGTTACAAATTGGGGCTCGCAATATGCAAAACTTTGGTTTGCTTCGTGAAGTAGGGCGTTCAAACAAGCCTGTTCTCTTAAAGCGCGGTTTGGCAGCGACGATTAATGAATGGTTGCATGCGGCAGAATACATTTTAAGTGAAGGCAATCAAAATGTTGTTCTTTGTGAACGTGGAATTAGAACGTATGAAGAATATACAAGAAATACATTGGATTTAAGTGCAGTAGGAATTATAAATCATTTAAGTCACTTGCCGATTATCGTTGACCCAAGTCATGGTACGGGAAAATGGCGCCAGGTAAAACCAATGGCAATGGCGGCTGTTGCTGCCGGAGCAGATGGATTAATGATAGAAGTGCATCCAAATCCTGAAAAAGCACTTTCTGATGGAACACAGTCCTTGTGCCCTGAAAACTACTACAAAACAATGAATAGTGTCTTTAAGTTGGCAGAGTTCATTAAAACAGAAAATTTATAA